A region of Paenibacillus sp. 37 DNA encodes the following proteins:
- a CDS encoding glycoside hydrolase family 127 protein, producing the protein MTKPDVPHHPYPVCSHTINDPFWSHYIELVRNVVVPYQWEALNDRIEGAEPSRAIRNFRIAAGEEEGVHYGMVFQDSDVAKWIEAASYLLSAKPDPELEVLVDSVVETISRAQQHDGYLNTYFTLREPGARWTNLAECHELYCAGHMIEAGVAYYHATGKRMLLDVVIRLADHIGTVFGTEPGQLPGYDGHQEIELALFKLYETTKEEKYLELSRYFLDQRGARPHFFVEEWEQRGRTLHFGELDMVHRHTYSQSHLPIREQSTAEGHAVRLVYMCAAMADVAAETGDTSLKEACERLWSNTVSKRMYITGSIGSSAKEEAFTGDYDLPGDTAYAETCASIGLIFWAKRMLQMKQDSRYADVMERALYNTVISGMSLDGQRFFYVNPLEVDPEIQRVNPNYAHVRTRRQGWFGCACCPPNIARLLASLDQYVYTPVEEQATLYVQLYIGGEGEFTLKGRRAALTMASDYTSTGEVKLIVRPDSSEGMQFTIALRKPDWCEIPELWINGEKTEQNGFTFEYGYMKVTRTWKAGDEIRLRFPMELLRMKGHDQIRATFGKVAIQRGPFMYCLEEVDNGRGLHRIQLPRDAEFHIVSGDQMPLGVPALTTIGHRVVSHEDWGTHLYRSDVHWDAQPAELCFIPYFTWANRDEGAMSVWIRECE; encoded by the coding sequence ATGACAAAACCAGATGTACCACACCATCCATATCCAGTGTGTAGCCATACAATCAATGATCCATTCTGGTCGCATTATATCGAATTGGTCCGCAACGTCGTTGTTCCCTATCAATGGGAGGCGCTAAATGATCGTATCGAAGGAGCTGAACCAAGCCGGGCCATTCGGAATTTCCGCATCGCTGCAGGGGAAGAAGAGGGCGTTCATTATGGGATGGTATTTCAGGACAGCGATGTTGCGAAATGGATTGAGGCAGCTTCGTACCTGCTCTCCGCGAAGCCCGATCCGGAACTGGAAGTCCTCGTGGATTCCGTTGTTGAAACCATTTCACGGGCACAGCAACACGATGGTTACCTCAACACATACTTTACCTTGCGTGAACCTGGCGCGCGCTGGACGAACCTCGCCGAATGTCATGAACTCTATTGTGCAGGACATATGATTGAGGCTGGTGTGGCGTATTATCATGCCACAGGCAAGCGCATGCTGCTGGATGTGGTTATTCGTCTGGCGGATCATATAGGCACCGTGTTTGGTACAGAGCCTGGACAATTGCCTGGTTATGATGGGCATCAGGAGATTGAACTTGCACTCTTCAAGCTGTATGAGACGACAAAGGAAGAGAAGTATCTCGAACTGAGCCGTTATTTTCTGGATCAGCGGGGAGCGAGACCGCATTTTTTTGTAGAGGAATGGGAACAAAGGGGCCGTACCCTACATTTTGGCGAGTTGGATATGGTTCACCGGCACACCTACTCCCAGTCCCATCTCCCCATTAGGGAGCAGTCGACAGCAGAAGGCCATGCAGTTCGACTGGTGTACATGTGTGCGGCTATGGCAGATGTAGCTGCTGAGACGGGGGATACATCGCTGAAAGAAGCCTGTGAACGGTTATGGAGTAACACCGTGAGTAAGCGAATGTACATTACGGGAAGCATTGGTTCATCAGCCAAAGAAGAAGCTTTTACAGGAGATTATGATCTGCCGGGAGATACGGCCTACGCAGAGACTTGTGCCTCGATTGGCCTGATCTTTTGGGCGAAGCGCATGCTTCAGATGAAGCAGGATAGTCGGTACGCAGACGTTATGGAGCGGGCCCTGTACAATACGGTGATTAGTGGAATGTCCCTGGATGGTCAACGCTTCTTCTATGTGAATCCGCTTGAAGTCGATCCGGAGATTCAACGTGTGAATCCTAATTATGCCCACGTGCGAACACGCCGGCAAGGGTGGTTTGGCTGTGCCTGCTGTCCGCCGAACATTGCACGATTACTTGCCTCATTGGATCAATATGTGTATACCCCAGTTGAGGAACAAGCTACGTTATATGTGCAATTGTACATCGGCGGAGAAGGGGAATTCACACTAAAGGGCCGGAGAGCAGCGCTAACCATGGCCTCTGACTATACCTCCACCGGAGAAGTGAAGCTGATCGTTCGACCTGATTCCTCGGAGGGAATGCAGTTTACGATAGCTCTGAGAAAGCCGGACTGGTGCGAGATTCCCGAGCTGTGGATTAATGGGGAGAAGACGGAACAGAATGGGTTTACTTTTGAGTACGGTTACATGAAGGTGACCCGTACGTGGAAAGCCGGTGATGAGATCAGGCTTCGCTTCCCTATGGAGTTGCTGCGGATGAAAGGGCACGATCAGATCAGAGCCACTTTCGGAAAAGTAGCCATACAGCGGGGACCGTTTATGTACTGTCTCGAAGAAGTCGACAATGGCCGTGGATTGCATCGCATTCAACTGCCCCGGGACGCTGAGTTTCATATCGTTAGCGGGGATCAAATGCCTCTTGGGGTGCCGGCACTTACAACCATTGGGCACCGAGTGGTATCCCATGAAGACTGGGGAACACATCTGTATCGCAGTGATGTCCACTGGGATGCCCAGCCTGCCGAGCTTTGCTTTATTCCCTATTTCACTTGGGCCAATCGGGATGAAGGAGCAATGAGCGTTTGGATTCGGGAGTGCGAATAA
- a CDS encoding helix-turn-helix domain-containing protein, which translates to MDSPILHFITPPIPYFIDCGRAYYEAGEYHISRSDIGVFDLIVVTRGSLAISENGTKWLLKQGEALILKPDGHHYGSAACETETEMIWIHFQTYGSWRESATMDECLANQAELIETHKVSAYLNHCDVCSIFIPKHMHITTKDMELLEHFSQLDQEPQSMRNWKRQATFQQFMQHLDLGLSSLSDVAAIRIAEKIELYIRHNYPLPISNPLLQKELNYHPNYLARSMLKVYGMTPMEYLLHYRIEQAKKMLLQTAWSVARIAEEIGFNHVSYFSSCFSKKEGISPSNFRSKFTNTENKPAHSEPIP; encoded by the coding sequence TTGGACTCGCCCATCCTTCATTTCATCACCCCGCCCATTCCCTATTTTATAGATTGCGGACGTGCTTATTACGAAGCCGGTGAATATCACATCAGCCGCAGTGACATCGGTGTCTTTGACCTGATTGTTGTTACTCGCGGTTCACTCGCCATTAGTGAAAACGGGACGAAATGGCTTTTGAAGCAAGGAGAAGCGCTGATCCTTAAGCCGGATGGACACCATTACGGCAGCGCAGCCTGTGAGACGGAAACGGAAATGATCTGGATTCATTTTCAAACCTATGGCAGCTGGAGAGAGTCTGCGACCATGGACGAATGCCTTGCCAATCAGGCCGAACTAATCGAGACACATAAGGTAAGCGCGTATCTGAACCACTGTGATGTCTGTTCCATCTTCATCCCGAAACATATGCACATTACAACCAAAGACATGGAGCTGCTGGAGCATTTCTCTCAGCTTGATCAGGAGCCTCAATCCATGCGCAACTGGAAACGACAGGCGACATTCCAGCAGTTTATGCAGCATCTGGACCTTGGGCTGTCCTCACTGTCCGATGTTGCCGCCATCCGGATTGCCGAGAAAATTGAACTCTACATTCGCCACAATTACCCTCTACCGATCTCTAATCCCTTGCTGCAAAAGGAACTCAATTACCATCCAAACTATCTGGCACGTAGCATGCTGAAAGTGTATGGGATGACACCCATGGAATATCTGCTGCATTACAGAATCGAGCAGGCCAAAAAGATGCTGCTGCAAACCGCCTGGTCCGTTGCTCGCATCGCCGAAGAGATCGGCTTCAATCATGTATCCTACTTCTCTTCCTGTTTCTCCAAAAAAGAGGGCATCTCTCCTTCCAACTTCCGCAGCAAGTTTACCAACACAGAAAATAAACCGGCTCATTCAGAACCGATACCTTGA
- a CDS encoding ABC transporter substrate-binding protein, which translates to MKKMQVWLGVCLLVMVVALNGCSTTKEASGGTSEEAGSGGVTKLVFWTFVDAHQKFYESMAEQWNQDHPDQQIELEATTIPYDDMHTKLLLALQSGVGAPDLVDIEQSKFPNFMKGVPQLVDLTDMIQPEMNNIVRSRVEIYSKEGKYYGIDYHVGATVMYYNRDILDQAGVNADEIKTWSDFEQAGKQVLEKTGKPMITFEGNGNWSWWPAISQQKSDQVDADGNVTVNAPINIETMKFFQKMVQEGVAAVAPGAGHDTEEYFGYMDKGNAAAVFMPFWFMNRFTDHIPDLKGKMIIRPLPAWEEGGNRSAGMGGTATSITNQSASIELAEQFLAYAKLSKEGNIQIWKQLGFDPIRTDVWTDAAMKESNKYTDYFGDDIFDTLLGVKDEIAPVHIREKSPEVFDAVRNKAMPEIFINLKDPEQVLNDVQAELTR; encoded by the coding sequence ATGAAGAAAATGCAGGTTTGGTTAGGGGTATGTCTTCTTGTGATGGTGGTGGCTCTGAATGGTTGCAGTACAACAAAGGAAGCATCAGGCGGGACATCTGAAGAGGCAGGAAGCGGAGGAGTGACCAAACTGGTCTTCTGGACTTTTGTGGATGCCCATCAGAAATTTTATGAGAGCATGGCAGAGCAGTGGAATCAGGACCATCCTGATCAACAGATTGAACTCGAAGCAACCACGATTCCATATGACGATATGCATACCAAGCTATTGCTTGCCTTACAATCCGGTGTTGGTGCACCTGATCTGGTTGATATCGAGCAGAGCAAATTCCCCAATTTTATGAAAGGTGTACCGCAGCTGGTGGATCTGACTGACATGATTCAGCCCGAAATGAATAACATTGTGCGATCCCGGGTGGAGATCTACAGCAAGGAAGGCAAATACTACGGCATTGATTATCATGTGGGGGCAACCGTCATGTATTACAACCGGGACATTCTGGATCAAGCGGGTGTTAACGCAGATGAGATCAAGACATGGAGCGATTTCGAGCAGGCAGGGAAGCAGGTGCTCGAGAAGACAGGCAAACCAATGATCACATTTGAAGGTAACGGGAACTGGTCCTGGTGGCCAGCCATTAGTCAGCAGAAGTCGGATCAGGTGGATGCCGATGGCAACGTAACGGTGAATGCACCCATCAATATTGAAACGATGAAGTTCTTTCAGAAAATGGTCCAAGAAGGTGTTGCTGCTGTCGCGCCCGGTGCTGGACATGACACGGAAGAATACTTCGGATACATGGATAAGGGGAATGCAGCAGCAGTGTTTATGCCGTTCTGGTTCATGAACCGGTTCACCGACCACATTCCCGATCTCAAAGGCAAAATGATCATTCGTCCACTGCCGGCTTGGGAAGAGGGCGGTAATCGTTCCGCAGGCATGGGGGGGACTGCAACGTCCATTACCAACCAGTCCGCTTCAATTGAACTCGCCGAGCAATTTCTCGCTTATGCCAAACTGTCCAAAGAGGGTAACATTCAGATCTGGAAGCAGCTTGGATTTGACCCGATTCGCACAGACGTATGGACAGATGCAGCCATGAAGGAGTCAAACAAATACACGGATTATTTCGGAGATGATATTTTCGACACCCTGCTCGGGGTGAAGGATGAGATTGCTCCAGTCCACATTCGGGAGAAGTCACCTGAGGTGTTCGATGCGGTGCGTAATAAAGCGATGCCAGAGATTTTCATTAATCTGAAGGATCCTGAACAAGTGCTTAATGACGTGCAGGCTGAATTGACTCGGTAA
- a CDS encoding carbohydrate ABC transporter permease encodes MNSRTWAPYWFVLPFILSFLIFFAYPLFRAGMMSFQQVLPGDVQFVGLEHYSKLWNADFRAALWNSTRYTFWTLLLLVPVPMMLAVFLNSSRMMARNLFRSALFIPALTSVVVAGVVFRLIFGELDGALMNSILSVFGIPRQQWLYSSSLAMVALVVLAGWRWMGINMLYFLSALQSIPKDLYEAADIDGAGVMRKFTSITVPMLKPITIYVITITLYGGYSMFTESYMLWAGKPSPQNIGLTMVGYIYQQGFQYFNLGFGAAIGITLLVITLLISMLQLTVLGMFRKED; translated from the coding sequence ATGAACTCAAGAACATGGGCTCCGTATTGGTTTGTGTTACCGTTTATCTTGTCATTTCTCATTTTCTTCGCTTATCCCTTATTTCGGGCTGGAATGATGAGCTTTCAGCAGGTTCTCCCTGGAGATGTTCAGTTTGTGGGGCTTGAGCATTACAGCAAACTCTGGAACGCCGACTTTCGGGCCGCACTGTGGAATAGCACACGTTACACCTTCTGGACGCTGCTGCTGTTGGTTCCGGTACCCATGATGCTTGCCGTATTTCTTAATTCGAGTCGCATGATGGCGCGCAATCTCTTTCGCTCAGCCTTGTTTATTCCTGCACTGACTTCGGTAGTTGTAGCAGGAGTTGTATTCCGGCTCATCTTCGGAGAACTCGACGGGGCACTGATGAATTCCATTCTGAGTGTTTTTGGCATTCCAAGGCAGCAGTGGTTGTACAGTTCGTCCCTCGCAATGGTTGCACTGGTCGTGCTCGCAGGCTGGCGCTGGATGGGCATTAACATGCTGTACTTTCTCTCCGCACTGCAGAGCATTCCCAAGGATCTGTATGAGGCCGCAGATATCGATGGTGCTGGAGTGATGAGGAAATTCACGAGTATTACGGTGCCCATGCTTAAGCCAATTACAATCTATGTGATTACGATTACGCTGTATGGAGGGTATTCGATGTTCACGGAGAGCTACATGCTGTGGGCAGGCAAACCCTCTCCGCAAAATATCGGACTGACGATGGTAGGTTATATCTATCAGCAGGGATTCCAATATTTTAATCTCGGGTTCGGTGCAGCTATTGGCATCACATTACTGGTCATCACGCTTCTGATCAGCATGCTTCAGCTGACCGTGCTGGGCATGTTCAGGAAGGAGGATTAG
- a CDS encoding carbohydrate ABC transporter permease, which translates to MGTRKNKINAASLLLLVLFAGLAVLMLFPLYALMLASLKPAAELFRYGLNVRWDWALMSLDNYKTIFAGSGAAGHYFTWYKNSLVITALFTVLSLLFSSMVGYGLGVYRFRGQSLIFTFVLVVMMIPMEIIILPLYELTIKLKLINTVWGVILPFVVAPLPIFFFRQFAQGLPKDFMDAGRIDGCTEFGIFFRIMVPLMAPAFGAIAILQAMNSWNNFLWPLIVLRTTEQFTLPIGLASFVSPLGNHYEELISGAVLAIVPILILFLFFQRFFISGLTVGGVKG; encoded by the coding sequence TTGGGGACACGAAAAAATAAAATTAATGCTGCTTCGCTGCTGTTACTGGTGTTGTTCGCGGGTTTGGCTGTTTTGATGTTATTTCCTCTCTATGCACTGATGCTTGCTTCACTGAAACCTGCTGCCGAACTGTTCCGGTACGGCCTCAACGTTCGATGGGACTGGGCCTTAATGAGCCTGGACAATTATAAGACGATCTTCGCCGGATCGGGAGCAGCAGGTCACTACTTTACATGGTACAAAAACAGTCTGGTCATTACAGCGCTGTTCACGGTACTGAGCCTGTTGTTTTCGTCCATGGTCGGTTACGGACTCGGCGTGTACCGCTTCAGAGGACAGAGTCTGATCTTCACCTTCGTGCTGGTTGTGATGATGATTCCGATGGAAATTATTATCCTGCCTCTGTATGAACTGACGATTAAACTGAAGCTGATTAATACGGTGTGGGGCGTCATTCTGCCTTTTGTGGTGGCCCCTTTGCCAATCTTTTTCTTCAGGCAATTTGCTCAGGGGTTGCCCAAGGATTTTATGGACGCAGGCAGAATTGACGGCTGTACCGAGTTTGGCATCTTCTTCCGCATCATGGTGCCGCTGATGGCCCCGGCATTTGGCGCAATTGCCATCTTGCAGGCCATGAACAGCTGGAATAACTTTCTCTGGCCGCTCATTGTCCTACGGACAACGGAGCAGTTCACTCTGCCGATCGGGCTGGCTTCCTTCGTATCCCCGCTGGGCAATCATTATGAGGAACTGATCTCGGGAGCCGTGCTTGCCATCGTGCCCATCTTGATTCTGTTTCTTTTCTTTCAGCGCTTCTTTATCTCAGGTCTCACGGTTGGCGGGGTGAAAGGTTAA